TGACCCAACGTAATCCATTCTCTCGGATGGTTCCGACGTATTCCCCGAAAAAGGTAGCCACCGCAGCCTCGTTGGGATTGATCACCGTTAAGCCCGACAATAAAATGGTTCCGCCAAAAAATAATAGGGTGGCCAATACACCTGCATGTGCCCCGGCAGCTACCATTCCCCCAAAAATCCACAGGACTAAGATTGCCGCAATAAATGCAAAACCCGAAGTAGAGGTAAGTTCTTTTTCTTTCATGACACAGTTGATATTAAAATGATATCACAATAGTATCTTTTTATCGGGAAAGTTTCTTTCAAACAATGACAAAAGGTTAAACCGGTTTATGAGCGGAAAAAACCTATTTCGCACCGGTTGGTTGTATAAGAAAAGCACTCAAAATCAACCGAGAGGAAAAGCAAAAACGAAGATTAACCGTTATTTTTTTTAATTTTGCGGCCTCATAAAATGACCAAAGCGGTAATTCACTGCCGCAAACTGCTGAATACAATGCTAAGCGAACAAGAACTATTGCGCCGCCAAAAGCGCGAAGAATTGATGAAACTGGGGATTGATCCCTACCCTGCCGAATCGTTTGAGGTAAACGTCACCTCGGCCGACATCCATAAAAACTACGAGAATAATAAGCTTGACTATAAGAATATCTCCATTGCCGGCCGTTTGATGAGCTTCCGCATCATGGGAAGCGCCTCTTTTGTGGAGCTTCAGGACAGCACCGGACGTATTCAGCTGTACTTCCGTCGCGATGATCTTTGCCCGGACGAAGATAAAACCCTGTACAACACAATCTTCAAAAAACTCCTCGACATCGGTGATATCATCGGCGTGAAAGGATTTGTGTTTACGACCCAAACCAACGAGGTCTCCATTCACGTACAGGAATTTAAAATTCTGAACAAGTCATTGAAACCGCTGCCGGTGGTCAAAGAGGCCGACGGAAAAACCTACGACGGCTTCACCGACCCCGAGCAACGCTACCGTCAGCGGTACGTGGACCTGATCGTGAATCCGCACGTGAAAGATATTTTCATCAAACGCGCCAAGATCATCAGTACCATGCGGCGCATATTTGATGATAAAGGTTGGTTGGAAGTAGAAACTCCTATTTTGCAGCCTATCCACGGCGGTGCCACGGCTCGTCCGTTCAAAACCCACCACAATACCTTGGATATGCCGCTGTACATGCGCATTGCCAACGAATTGTACCTCAAACGTCTCATCGTGGGCGGTTTTGACGGGGTGTATGAATTCGGAAAAATGTTCCGCAACGAAGGCATGGACCGCACGCACAACCCCGAGTTTACGTCGCTGGAATTTTACGTGGCCTACAAAGACTACCACTGGATGATGAGTATGACCGAAGAACTGCTGGAAAAAGTAGCCTTAGCGGTAAACGGTCAAACTAAAGTGCAGTCGTGGGGCAATGAAATTGAGTTTGCCGGCCCGTACGAGCGATTGAGCATTTTTGAAGCCATTGAAAAATACACGGGCGTCAACGTCGAAGGAAAAACGGAAGCGGAATTGATTGCGCATTGTACCGAATGGGGCATCGAAACCGACGGAACCATGGGCGTGGCTAAATTGATTGATGAGATCTTCGGGGCCAAAGTGGAAGACAACCTGATTCAACCGACATTCATCATTGATTATC
Above is a window of Runella slithyformis DSM 19594 DNA encoding:
- the lysS gene encoding lysine--tRNA ligase gives rise to the protein MLSEQELLRRQKREELMKLGIDPYPAESFEVNVTSADIHKNYENNKLDYKNISIAGRLMSFRIMGSASFVELQDSTGRIQLYFRRDDLCPDEDKTLYNTIFKKLLDIGDIIGVKGFVFTTQTNEVSIHVQEFKILNKSLKPLPVVKEADGKTYDGFTDPEQRYRQRYVDLIVNPHVKDIFIKRAKIISTMRRIFDDKGWLEVETPILQPIHGGATARPFKTHHNTLDMPLYMRIANELYLKRLIVGGFDGVYEFGKMFRNEGMDRTHNPEFTSLEFYVAYKDYHWMMSMTEELLEKVALAVNGQTKVQSWGNEIEFAGPYERLSIFEAIEKYTGVNVEGKTEAELIAHCTEWGIETDGTMGVAKLIDEIFGAKVEDNLIQPTFIIDYPVEMSPLTKKHRSKPGLVERFELFINGKEVANAYSELNDPIDQRERFEEQLRLAERGDEEAMAMDEDFIRSLEYGMPTTSGIGIGIDRLTMMLTDQTSIQEVLFFPQMRLEKKVEMASENDYMAQGVPTIWIPALQKMGFLTIEALKAANPNKIFNDLGGLRKKLKIEAPMPKKEEVESWING